A section of the Dermacoccus nishinomiyaensis genome encodes:
- a CDS encoding glycosyltransferase family protein has translation MTTTRPASTAAEEPRSAHVASGDAAATVDHLLLGPPEHGVTRHGAALAGARRTSMLDVGTGARDLAAYLADDAGPVHVHLTDALLGADHRAIGAGVRAIEGAARPVHVTLHDIPQPAEGQARYERRAALYARIVAAAASVQVCSEAERAMLGDVVAAPAGDADSATRGFGDADVTGVGVVTLPVDARPSATEAGDAVLALGDDAPVGVLGFVHPGKDPQLALDVAAALGRDLVMLGAVVEGHEDFVDDLRRAANARGIELRVLGHLSEDEMDAAIATIAVPLAAYRHISASGSIGRWIAAGRRPITLATPWVTELSTTAPGSVTVVEPRTDASESGDRDGVVDAFVDAARAALSDPMVTVTNPSHPGLLTTPDAARRQSELLAAHLTPLGGVG, from the coding sequence ATGACGACGACGCGCCCGGCGAGCACTGCCGCTGAGGAACCCCGCAGCGCGCACGTTGCATCGGGTGATGCGGCTGCAACCGTCGACCACCTCCTGCTCGGCCCGCCCGAGCACGGGGTGACGCGCCACGGGGCGGCTCTCGCCGGTGCGCGCCGCACGTCGATGCTCGACGTGGGGACCGGCGCGCGTGACCTCGCGGCGTACCTCGCGGACGATGCGGGGCCCGTGCATGTTCACCTCACCGACGCGCTGCTCGGCGCCGACCACCGGGCGATCGGAGCCGGGGTGCGCGCGATCGAGGGCGCCGCGCGGCCCGTGCACGTCACGCTTCACGACATTCCGCAGCCCGCCGAGGGGCAGGCGCGCTACGAACGTCGCGCTGCGCTGTATGCGCGCATCGTCGCGGCCGCCGCGTCTGTTCAGGTGTGCAGCGAGGCCGAGCGCGCGATGCTGGGTGACGTCGTCGCGGCGCCTGCCGGTGACGCTGACAGCGCCACTCGGGGTTTCGGCGACGCCGATGTCACTGGCGTCGGTGTCGTCACGTTGCCGGTCGATGCGCGACCGAGTGCAACCGAGGCGGGTGACGCGGTGCTCGCCCTTGGCGATGACGCGCCCGTCGGCGTCCTCGGGTTCGTCCATCCGGGCAAGGATCCGCAGTTGGCGCTCGATGTTGCCGCGGCGCTGGGTCGCGACCTCGTCATGCTCGGCGCGGTGGTCGAGGGGCACGAGGACTTCGTCGATGACTTGCGCCGCGCCGCGAACGCGCGCGGAATCGAACTGCGCGTTCTCGGGCACCTGAGCGAGGACGAGATGGACGCCGCGATCGCGACGATCGCCGTGCCGCTCGCGGCCTACCGTCACATCTCCGCGTCGGGTTCGATCGGCCGATGGATCGCCGCCGGTCGCCGGCCGATCACGCTGGCCACGCCGTGGGTCACCGAACTGTCGACGACGGCACCCGGGTCGGTGACGGTCGTCGAACCTCGTACAGATGCAAGCGAGTCGGGTGATCGGGATGGGGTGGTCGACGCTTTCGTCGATGCCGCCCGGGCGGCGCTGAGCGACCCGATGGTGACCGTGACGAACCCGTCGCATCCCGGCTTGCTCACGACGCCGGACGCCGCGCGTCGCCAAAGCGAACTGCTCGCCGCGCACCTGACGCCCCTGGGTGGTGTCGGGTGA
- a CDS encoding PIG-L family deacetylase, which translates to MPAAPASWSSREPGTSERTWLRGTPWASLGHLDVEALAARYSRVVVVAAHPDDETLAVGAFLAMLADAGLPVDVALVTDGEGSHSAATGLTFEVVREVRRREFDDALGVLLGGALGRVERLALPDGRVADHRAELAAALERVVRVTAAEASTVSDQSPSRAVGCDDAATDVTSTVTPSMTPVRGSGTERVLVVAPAEADAHIDHDTCGAVARDVAAQLGAACVSYPLWWWHWGDPSSVAETVWESSVLAVPDVASLQRKRAAIAAYSSQIGTFARPTAEPAMLDAGVLAHFERLVETLFDPDGALPRVASFDDGRTPAASFDAMFEGSGDPWGVETRWYERRRRALIEAMLPDEHLGRVLDLGCSTGALTRVLAERADGVVAVDGSAQALARARRRDVDGVDWRHAELPSVLDELADEGQRFDTVVLSEIGYFLDGATLLATLAGIDALLRDDGVVVVANWLHPTRDIPLDGRLVDEQVRLVWPTLARYEDDDVAIVVARPSNGDAPTAATAPVSRDTRAVLRIPSTANPVHIGDFRPHSSADGERGVGAVSGESARDDVEGEAS; encoded by the coding sequence ATGCCCGCCGCGCCGGCCTCGTGGTCGTCGCGGGAGCCCGGCACGAGCGAACGCACGTGGTTGCGAGGGACGCCATGGGCGTCGCTTGGCCACCTCGACGTCGAAGCCCTCGCTGCCCGGTACAGCCGCGTCGTCGTCGTCGCGGCTCACCCCGACGACGAGACACTCGCCGTCGGCGCATTCTTGGCGATGCTCGCGGACGCGGGGTTGCCCGTAGACGTCGCCCTCGTCACCGACGGCGAGGGATCGCACTCTGCGGCAACGGGACTGACATTCGAGGTCGTCCGCGAAGTCCGTCGTCGCGAGTTCGACGACGCTCTCGGTGTGCTGCTCGGCGGTGCGCTCGGGCGGGTTGAGCGCCTTGCGCTACCTGACGGCCGCGTCGCTGACCACCGTGCCGAGCTGGCCGCTGCGCTGGAGCGCGTCGTGCGGGTAACTGCGGCGGAGGCATCCACGGTGTCGGACCAGTCGCCCTCGAGAGCGGTCGGCTGCGATGACGCAGCCACCGATGTGACCTCGACGGTGACGCCGTCGATGACGCCGGTGCGTGGGTCGGGAACTGAGCGGGTGCTCGTCGTCGCCCCGGCGGAGGCCGATGCGCACATCGACCACGACACGTGCGGAGCCGTGGCGCGTGACGTCGCGGCGCAGCTCGGGGCGGCGTGCGTCAGCTATCCGTTGTGGTGGTGGCACTGGGGCGACCCATCGTCGGTCGCCGAAACAGTCTGGGAGAGCAGCGTTCTCGCTGTCCCCGACGTCGCCTCGCTCCAGCGCAAACGCGCGGCCATCGCGGCGTACTCGTCACAGATCGGGACGTTCGCGCGCCCGACAGCCGAGCCTGCGATGCTCGACGCCGGCGTCCTCGCCCACTTCGAACGTCTCGTCGAGACACTCTTCGACCCGGACGGCGCGCTGCCCCGCGTCGCCTCGTTCGATGACGGACGCACGCCGGCGGCATCCTTCGACGCGATGTTCGAGGGCAGCGGCGACCCGTGGGGTGTCGAGACGCGCTGGTACGAGCGGCGTCGCCGTGCCCTCATCGAGGCGATGCTGCCTGACGAGCATCTCGGGCGCGTGCTCGATCTCGGATGCTCCACGGGCGCCCTGACGCGGGTGCTCGCCGAGCGCGCCGACGGCGTGGTCGCGGTCGACGGGAGCGCCCAGGCGCTGGCGCGCGCTCGTCGACGTGACGTCGACGGCGTCGACTGGCGCCACGCCGAACTGCCTTCTGTGCTCGATGAACTCGCCGACGAAGGGCAGCGGTTCGACACCGTCGTGCTCAGCGAGATCGGCTACTTCCTCGACGGCGCGACGCTGCTGGCGACCCTTGCCGGCATCGACGCGCTGCTGCGCGATGACGGTGTCGTCGTCGTGGCGAACTGGCTGCACCCGACGCGTGACATCCCCCTCGACGGGCGTCTCGTCGATGAGCAGGTGCGCCTCGTGTGGCCGACGCTCGCGCGTTACGAAGACGACGACGTCGCCATCGTGGTCGCTCGCCCGAGCAACGGCGATGCCCCAACCGCCGCAACGGCCCCCGTGTCGCGCGACACCCGCGCCGTCCTGCGAATCCCGTCCACGGCGAATCCTGTCCACATCGGCGATTTTCGTCCACATTCGTCGGCTGACGGCGAGCGCGGCGTTGGCGCCGTCAGCGGCGAAAGTGCCAGAGATGACGTCGAAGGAGAGGCCTCATGA
- a CDS encoding glycosyltransferase family 2 protein: MSANARAGEQGADLSVGDGRDVDVVVTHFEDPQRLRWVLDSLAAQDDSSLRLHVVVADDGSATPPSVPDGVTLLRQANEGFRAAAVRNLGARAGSSPVVLFLDGDTVPTPGYCAAMVDALREASREAPGAGALVVGARRHADLSAVAARGDDVVSWCAATDPEAPADGDVLAAPQWLRDGYARTNDLRDAGDGDWRLVISAVMGMTRDAFERLDGFDESLVGYGGEDWDLAYRAWNTGVALRHAPAAVAWHDGPDAGERADLAQLKEGEQLALAARIPQPDVRGRHGIWRAPRVVVFWRPARTVAPSGEYAALESWLALADVGIWCGEHRPDVLADDSRVCAGEPSDDVLQRAEFIVDVMQPCVLRDAEGLLAACDGAPWVGGVVTAARTRHRTNVDENRRNDRVAGPVESSADASPIVDTVPADGPLDLEAWGRRRWS; this comes from the coding sequence GTGAGCGCGAACGCTCGCGCGGGCGAGCAAGGGGCTGACCTGAGCGTGGGTGACGGACGCGACGTCGACGTCGTCGTCACGCATTTCGAAGACCCGCAGCGTTTGCGATGGGTGCTGGATTCCCTTGCGGCGCAGGATGATTCGTCGCTGCGCCTCCACGTCGTCGTCGCGGATGACGGTTCGGCCACCCCGCCGAGCGTCCCCGACGGCGTCACGCTCCTGCGACAGGCGAACGAGGGCTTCCGCGCCGCGGCGGTGCGCAATCTCGGCGCGCGCGCCGGGTCGTCACCGGTCGTCCTCTTCCTCGACGGCGACACCGTGCCGACGCCCGGCTACTGTGCCGCGATGGTCGACGCCTTGCGAGAGGCGTCGCGCGAGGCGCCGGGCGCCGGCGCCCTCGTCGTCGGAGCCCGTCGGCATGCCGATCTCAGTGCCGTCGCCGCGCGGGGTGACGACGTCGTGTCCTGGTGTGCGGCAACCGATCCCGAGGCGCCGGCCGACGGTGACGTCCTCGCCGCACCCCAGTGGCTGCGCGACGGCTACGCGCGCACGAACGACCTGCGTGACGCCGGCGACGGCGACTGGCGACTCGTCATCAGCGCCGTCATGGGCATGACGCGCGACGCGTTCGAACGACTCGACGGGTTCGACGAGAGCCTCGTCGGGTACGGCGGCGAAGACTGGGATCTCGCCTATCGCGCCTGGAACACCGGCGTCGCCCTGCGTCATGCGCCGGCCGCGGTGGCCTGGCACGACGGCCCCGACGCGGGGGAGCGAGCCGATCTCGCGCAGCTCAAGGAGGGCGAGCAGCTCGCGCTCGCTGCCCGCATTCCACAGCCAGACGTGCGGGGGCGCCACGGTATCTGGCGCGCCCCGCGCGTCGTCGTGTTCTGGCGGCCGGCGCGAACGGTGGCACCGAGCGGCGAGTACGCCGCCCTCGAGTCGTGGCTCGCGCTCGCGGACGTCGGGATCTGGTGCGGTGAACACCGTCCCGACGTGCTCGCCGATGACTCTCGCGTGTGCGCCGGCGAACCGTCCGACGACGTTCTGCAGCGCGCTGAGTTCATCGTCGACGTCATGCAGCCGTGCGTTCTGCGCGATGCCGAGGGTCTGCTCGCAGCGTGCGACGGCGCGCCATGGGTGGGCGGCGTCGTGACGGCGGCGCGCACCCGTCATCGGACGAATGTGGACGAAAATCGCAGAAATGACAGGGTCGCTGGGCCGGTCGAATCGTCCGCGGATGCGTCACCGATCGTCGACACCGT
- a CDS encoding acyl-CoA dehydrogenase family protein — translation MSEPSRALRRPDIPAGDIGAALAAAGEFASAAAALGRDSAVYLDTLRSLGASDLTTARVIEPHLDALAILAEAGVAPGDVLPGGGDGAWGVFAARAPGLAARREGDGWVLDGVKPWCSLGEQLSHALVTAGTPEGQRLFAVDLTDARVGGAEESWVSRGLAAIRSTSLTFDAMPAKPVGEPGFYLGRDGFAWGGIGVAAVWAGGVDGLATAVRAAAGRREPDQIALMHLGRLEVITYLLDAVLADAARAIDGGNACGAAGLALSSRVRAVVADAAEQALTICGHALGPGPLTSDETHARRVADLGVYVRQHHAERDLAAIGAATLERH, via the coding sequence TTGAGCGAACCCTCTCGCGCGCTGCGCCGCCCCGATATCCCTGCTGGGGACATCGGGGCGGCGCTTGCCGCTGCCGGTGAATTCGCTTCCGCCGCAGCGGCGTTGGGCCGCGACAGCGCGGTGTATCTCGACACGCTCCGATCGCTCGGCGCCTCCGACCTGACGACGGCCCGCGTCATCGAACCGCACCTCGATGCGCTTGCGATCCTCGCCGAGGCGGGGGTTGCGCCGGGCGACGTGCTGCCCGGCGGTGGGGACGGCGCCTGGGGCGTGTTCGCGGCGCGGGCGCCGGGCCTCGCCGCGCGTCGCGAGGGTGATGGCTGGGTGCTCGACGGGGTGAAGCCGTGGTGCTCGCTCGGTGAGCAGTTGTCGCATGCGCTCGTGACGGCCGGTACGCCTGAAGGGCAGCGGTTGTTCGCCGTCGATCTCACGGACGCGCGGGTGGGTGGCGCCGAGGAGTCATGGGTGTCGCGTGGGCTCGCCGCGATCCGTTCGACGTCGCTGACGTTCGACGCGATGCCCGCGAAGCCCGTCGGGGAGCCAGGTTTCTACCTCGGTCGTGACGGTTTCGCGTGGGGTGGCATCGGTGTCGCCGCCGTCTGGGCGGGCGGCGTGGACGGCCTCGCCACAGCGGTTCGTGCGGCTGCGGGGCGGCGTGAACCCGATCAGATCGCGCTCATGCATCTGGGCCGGCTCGAGGTCATCACGTATCTGCTCGACGCGGTACTCGCCGACGCAGCCCGCGCGATCGACGGTGGAAACGCCTGCGGTGCAGCGGGTCTCGCGTTGTCGTCGCGCGTGCGAGCAGTCGTCGCCGATGCGGCGGAGCAGGCGCTGACGATCTGTGGCCACGCGCTCGGCCCCGGCCCGTTGACGAGCGACGAGACCCACGCGCGGCGCGTTGCCGACCTCGGTGTCTACGTGCGCCAGCACCATGCCGAACGCGACCTCGCCGCCATCGGCGCCGCCACGCTGGAGCGTCACTGA
- a CDS encoding WcbI family polysaccharide biosynthesis putative acetyltransferase, producing the protein MTVPAVEATPRNLHYGEFYGLTDPVPTADPAGRPVLVVHGNCQAESLRVLLDGRYGDRIRTIRLVPAHELLADDVPHLHRILAQAHYLVTQPVAPGYRGLPVGTDELLTAAPHVRSTIVPVMRWAGLHPAQVIVRTPAGEPPIVPYHDLRVIAACRRAGDHATRMTSDDLPQLDERAVAALRDASLAELTRRIEAHGAVDIRDALARPGRRSVHVINHPTNDVLVEVADRIAAALDLGAPREYDPGRSLLGALVAPMDERAAALAQVPMSDDDVARVWQVRGQAVGEDEIVAAHAAWYAEHPQALADAVRRHATLLEIVDGDV; encoded by the coding sequence ATGACAGTGCCTGCCGTCGAGGCGACGCCTCGCAACCTGCACTACGGCGAGTTCTACGGTCTCACCGACCCCGTGCCGACGGCCGATCCTGCCGGCCGCCCGGTGCTCGTCGTCCACGGCAACTGCCAGGCGGAGTCGCTGCGCGTACTTCTCGACGGTCGGTACGGCGATCGCATCCGCACGATCCGCCTCGTCCCGGCGCACGAACTGCTTGCCGATGATGTGCCGCACCTGCATCGCATCCTCGCGCAGGCCCACTACCTCGTGACGCAACCCGTCGCCCCCGGGTATCGCGGCCTGCCCGTCGGCACGGACGAACTGCTCACGGCGGCGCCGCACGTCAGGTCGACGATCGTGCCCGTCATGCGGTGGGCGGGGCTGCACCCGGCGCAGGTCATCGTCCGCACGCCCGCGGGCGAGCCGCCGATCGTGCCGTATCACGATCTGCGCGTCATCGCGGCGTGCCGCCGAGCGGGTGACCACGCGACTCGCATGACGAGCGACGACCTGCCGCAGCTCGACGAGCGCGCCGTCGCTGCCCTGCGCGACGCATCCCTCGCCGAGCTGACGCGGCGCATCGAGGCGCACGGCGCCGTCGACATTCGTGATGCCCTCGCGCGCCCTGGACGGCGCAGCGTCCACGTCATCAACCACCCGACGAACGACGTCCTCGTCGAGGTCGCCGACCGCATCGCGGCCGCCCTCGACCTCGGCGCACCCCGCGAGTACGACCCTGGCCGGTCGCTGCTCGGCGCCCTCGTCGCGCCGATGGACGAGCGCGCCGCCGCGCTCGCGCAGGTGCCGATGAGCGATGACGACGTCGCCCGCGTGTGGCAGGTGCGCGGTCAGGCGGTGGGCGAGGACGAGATCGTCGCCGCCCACGCCGCGTGGTACGCCGAGCACCCGCAGGCACTCGCGGACGCGGTGCGTCGACATGCGACGTTGCTCGAGATCGTGGACGGTGACGTGTGA